The DNA segment CCAGAGCTTACAGAAGATCCTACAAATCCTCCAACTGCTCGCACGATTGAAGCACCTCCTCCACTGCCACCGCCTTGTCCAtaccctcctcctccacctccgccATGTCCaaatcctcctcctccacctccacctccacctccaccatgTCCAAATCCTCCTCCAGCGCCCCCATgacctccaaatcctcctccagAAGCAAAGCCTCCTCCTCCACGACCTCCATAACTACCACCAGCCACGACGAAGGTAGCAAGCATGGAAACACCCAACAAAATCTTGAAAGCAGCCTGCAATGGAAATTTAAATTTAAGTTTAAATTGAATAGAAGATTTTTTTCAGCTATAAATGATTTTCCAGAAATACAAGCAAACGTGTTTTTTTATCGGAAAACATTGAAATGTCTATTAGATAAAATGTCAAGAAATTTCATGAAATGCATGGGTTATCCATCTTATATTCTATACGTAGAAGTCTATGCAGATACATGTACCAGAACccgataaatattattaatatatttttacatggtttcatcaaaaggaaaaaaggagaactGGAACAAAAGAAATCGTGAAAGCTCTGTCTATTAG comes from the Palaemon carinicauda isolate YSFRI2023 chromosome 16, ASM3689809v2, whole genome shotgun sequence genome and includes:
- the LOC137655016 gene encoding uncharacterized protein: MLATFVVAGGSYGGRGGGGFASGGGFGGHGGAGGGFGHGGGGGGGGGGGFGHGGGGGGGYGQGGGSGGGASIVRAVGGFVGSSVSSGGSGGGGGSYGGGQGGSFGGGHGGSFGGGQGGSFGGGHGGSFGGGQGGSFGGGHGGSFGGGHGGSFGGGHGGSGGGLGGHGGSYGK